In Nostoc sp. CENA543, a single genomic region encodes these proteins:
- a CDS encoding DUF3611 family protein translates to MQAETETRSLVHSSLHGIAKTINLTGWITFWVQLALVVVSGLVLLFASTGRRFATQQNTGIGIGIFWAICAVAALLFSVYWYFRYTRIAKRLDNPNPALHPTKADTIRIIEIGVLAGLIGMLLALVGAGATLGVLVAKSISQPPGVAIVDPNKIIRALDVFVMVANINGIAAHFIGTVASLWLLQKLR, encoded by the coding sequence ATGCAAGCCGAAACAGAAACGCGATCGCTAGTACATAGTTCACTGCATGGAATTGCCAAGACGATTAATCTTACTGGTTGGATAACTTTTTGGGTGCAACTAGCACTAGTCGTGGTTTCTGGATTAGTGCTACTATTTGCTTCCACCGGACGCAGATTTGCTACTCAACAAAATACAGGCATCGGGATTGGGATCTTCTGGGCTATTTGTGCAGTTGCGGCCTTATTGTTTAGTGTGTATTGGTATTTTCGCTATACTCGCATCGCCAAGCGACTAGACAATCCCAACCCAGCTTTACATCCTACTAAAGCAGATACCATCAGAATTATTGAAATAGGAGTTTTGGCAGGTTTAATAGGGATGTTACTCGCTCTTGTGGGTGCTGGTGCAACATTAGGAGTTTTAGTTGCCAAATCCATCTCTCAACCGCCAGGAGTAGCGATTGTTGATCCCAATAAAATTATCCGCGCTTTGGATGTGTTTGTGATGGTAGCAAATATTAATGGTATTGCTGCCCACTTTATCGGGACTGTCGCTTCATTGTGGTTGTTGCAAAAATTAAGGTGA
- a CDS encoding DMT family transporter produces MNGRTIYLLAALAGGAILPVQVALNTLLRRYVGEPMQVTFISYLAGTLASLAICLVAQYPIPAAAVLSQTSWWMWIGGCLGTLYVWSTIFATPKIGASLALALTIAGQMIAALFLDHYGALGLTKFAASPTRIAGVVFVVVGVSLVAYAKR; encoded by the coding sequence ATGAATGGACGCACGATTTATCTGTTAGCAGCACTCGCAGGTGGTGCTATTCTACCAGTCCAAGTGGCTCTCAATACTCTGCTGCGACGCTATGTAGGTGAACCCATGCAAGTCACATTCATTTCCTACCTAGCGGGTACATTAGCATCGCTGGCTATTTGTTTAGTAGCACAATATCCCATTCCTGCTGCTGCTGTGCTGTCACAAACTTCTTGGTGGATGTGGATTGGTGGATGTTTAGGTACTTTGTATGTTTGGTCAACCATTTTTGCTACACCCAAAATTGGAGCATCCCTAGCACTTGCCCTAACAATTGCAGGACAGATGATTGCCGCACTTTTCCTTGATCATTACGGCGCGCTGGGACTAACTAAGTTTGCAGCCAGTCCCACGCGCATTGCAGGAGTTGTATTTGTGGTTGTGGGTGTTTCCTTGGTTGCTTATGCCAAGCGATAA
- a CDS encoding TspO/MBR family protein: MIPSWMVIGAVTFLVAVGSFFITPRDVKWFAQLSRPRWLVFEPFIPLIWTVIFICGAASANVVWLHNPGSVITWLLMGLYILVEIITVAYIPLMLRLQSLKTGEIIGLSGFMLAVLLAICVLPISGVATLLLVPYLLWSPIGTYTTEELRQMNPEDA, translated from the coding sequence ATGATTCCATCCTGGATGGTAATCGGGGCTGTGACATTCTTAGTAGCGGTTGGTAGTTTCTTCATTACGCCGCGTGATGTTAAATGGTTTGCACAATTAAGTCGTCCCCGATGGCTAGTTTTTGAACCGTTTATCCCCCTCATCTGGACTGTAATTTTTATTTGTGGTGCGGCTTCAGCTAATGTGGTTTGGCTGCACAATCCAGGGAGTGTAATTACTTGGTTACTGATGGGTTTATACATATTGGTAGAAATCATCACAGTCGCTTATATACCCTTGATGCTGAGACTGCAAAGTCTAAAAACCGGGGAAATTATCGGCTTAAGTGGTTTCATGTTAGCAGTGTTACTAGCAATCTGTGTGCTACCAATTTCTGGGGTAGCGACATTATTACTAGTTCCCTACTTACTTTGGAGTCCTATTGGTACATACACCACTGAAGAATTAAGACAGATGAATCCAGAAGATGCTTAG
- the pip gene encoding prolyl aminopeptidase, with translation MRELYPLIEPYQSGKLQVSELHTIHFEESGNPQGKPIVLLHGGPGGGCPPYYRQYFHPEKWRLIMFDQRGCGKSQPHAELRENTTWDLVNDIEKLREHLNIEKWVVFGGSWGSTLSLAYSQTHPERCSGLILRGIFLLRQKELKWFYQEGASYIFPDAWEEYLKPIPVDERDDLLTAYYQRLTSPDLEIRQAAAKAWSIWEASTSRLFTDTQLMQTFGEDKFAEAFARIECHYFINKGFLNFDNQLLLNVDRIRHIPGVIVQGRYDVVCPMVSAWELHKAWPEAEFIVVPDAGHSMSEVGIRSALIEATDRFADMN, from the coding sequence ATGCGTGAACTTTATCCCCTCATTGAGCCTTATCAATCAGGTAAATTACAAGTTTCGGAATTACATACGATTCATTTTGAAGAATCAGGTAATCCCCAAGGTAAGCCTATAGTTTTACTGCATGGTGGCCCTGGTGGTGGGTGTCCGCCATATTATCGCCAATATTTTCATCCAGAAAAATGGCGATTAATTATGTTTGATCAACGTGGTTGTGGTAAAAGTCAACCCCATGCAGAGTTAAGAGAAAATACAACTTGGGATTTAGTCAATGACATTGAAAAATTGCGGGAACATTTAAATATAGAAAAGTGGGTAGTTTTTGGTGGTAGTTGGGGTAGCACCTTATCTTTAGCCTATAGTCAAACTCATCCAGAACGCTGTTCGGGTTTAATTTTACGTGGTATATTCTTGCTGAGGCAAAAAGAATTAAAGTGGTTTTATCAAGAAGGTGCTAGCTATATTTTCCCTGATGCTTGGGAAGAATATCTCAAACCAATTCCTGTCGATGAACGTGATGATTTACTGACTGCGTATTATCAACGTTTAACTAGCCCTGATTTGGAAATTAGACAAGCAGCAGCAAAGGCTTGGTCAATTTGGGAAGCTAGCACCAGCAGATTATTTACAGATACCCAATTAATGCAAACTTTTGGAGAGGATAAATTTGCAGAAGCATTCGCTCGGATTGAATGCCATTATTTTATCAATAAAGGCTTTTTAAATTTTGATAATCAACTACTATTAAATGTTGACCGCATTCGCCATATTCCTGGTGTGATTGTGCAAGGGCGTTATGATGTAGTTTGCCCAATGGTATCAGCTTGGGAATTACACAAAGCCTGGCCAGAAGCGGAATTTATCGTTGTTCCTGATGCGGGGCATTCAATGAGTGAAGTGGGAATTCGCAGTGCTTTAATTGAGGCGACAGATAGGTTTGCTGACATGAATTAA
- a CDS encoding TspO/MBR family protein, producing the protein MIKSWMVIGGIVLVVALAANLITPSDRQWFKRLQRPRWLTFEAAIPIIWTVVFVCGAWSAYIIWERNPNTNTTWVLMGLYLLLEIVTIAYTPVMFKLRSLQVGTLIGGTGFTICIILAITVLTVSGWAALLLVPYLLWSPIGTYTTWQMMQINPQDA; encoded by the coding sequence ATGATTAAATCTTGGATGGTGATTGGGGGTATAGTTCTTGTAGTGGCTTTAGCCGCAAACTTAATTACACCGAGCGATCGTCAGTGGTTTAAACGCTTACAAAGACCACGATGGCTAACCTTTGAAGCCGCAATTCCCATAATTTGGACTGTTGTCTTTGTCTGCGGTGCATGGTCAGCCTATATTATTTGGGAACGTAACCCCAATACCAATACAACTTGGGTACTCATGGGTTTATACCTGCTACTAGAAATTGTCACCATTGCCTATACACCTGTGATGTTCAAGCTTCGTAGCCTCCAGGTAGGTACACTCATCGGTGGTACAGGGTTCACCATTTGTATTATTTTGGCAATTACAGTTTTAACTGTTTCTGGTTGGGCAGCCTTATTATTAGTCCCCTATTTACTTTGGAGTCCCATCGGGACATACACCACTTGGCAAATGATGCAGATTAACCCCCAAGATGCTTAA
- a CDS encoding RNA-guided endonuclease TnpB family protein, producing MIIYEFKCKGKEKQYRAIDETIRTSQFIQNKCLRYWMDNKKIGRYDLNKYCAVLAQEFPFADELNSMARQSAAERSWSAISRFYDNCKKKIKGKKGFPKFKKNCRSVEYKTSGWQLSPNRKAITFRDKKGIGTLKLKGTYDLNYYDIKQIKRVRLVRRADGYYAQFAIDEAARCGGSPRCSDCRVDVRIETQPTKKAVGLDLGLNHFIADSNGNLELSPKFYRKAEKQLNRANRKKSKKFSKERKKAKARQSNNYRKARNRYARKHLKVSRQRKEYCKKLAYSVVHSNDVIVYEDLNVKGMIKNRHLSKSISDAGWSTFRQWLEYFGYKYGKITIAVPPYNTSQNCSNCGKKVKKSLSTRTHVCGHCNYVEDRDINASINILRLGLSTLGHSGTHAWGETPSWAIGVNLSSNGDSLNQESPEF from the coding sequence ATGATAATCTACGAGTTCAAATGTAAAGGAAAAGAAAAACAATATCGTGCAATAGATGAAACTATACGTACTAGCCAATTTATTCAAAACAAGTGCTTGCGCTATTGGATGGATAACAAAAAAATTGGCAGATATGACCTTAATAAATACTGTGCGGTATTGGCTCAAGAATTTCCTTTCGCAGATGAACTTAATTCAATGGCTAGACAGTCTGCCGCAGAACGTTCTTGGTCAGCGATATCTCGGTTTTACGACAACTGCAAAAAGAAAATTAAAGGTAAAAAGGGTTTTCCAAAATTTAAGAAAAACTGCCGTTCAGTAGAGTATAAAACGTCAGGATGGCAACTTTCGCCAAATCGGAAAGCTATCACCTTTAGGGATAAAAAGGGCATAGGTACTTTAAAACTAAAAGGAACATATGACCTAAACTACTACGATATCAAACAGATTAAGCGAGTTCGGTTAGTGCGTCGTGCTGATGGTTATTACGCTCAATTTGCTATTGATGAGGCAGCGCGTTGCGGGGGTTCCCCCCGTTGTAGCGACTGCCGTGTTGACGTAAGGATAGAAACTCAACCGACTAAAAAAGCAGTTGGTTTAGACTTAGGTCTGAACCACTTCATTGCTGATAGCAATGGTAATTTAGAACTTTCACCTAAGTTTTACCGTAAGGCAGAAAAGCAGTTAAACCGAGCTAACCGCAAGAAATCCAAGAAGTTCAGCAAGGAAAGAAAGAAAGCAAAGGCTAGACAATCTAACAATTACCGCAAGGCTAGAAATAGGTATGCCCGTAAACATTTAAAAGTAAGTAGACAGCGAAAAGAATATTGCAAGAAATTGGCATATTCCGTTGTTCACTCTAATGATGTGATAGTCTACGAAGATTTGAATGTCAAAGGCATGATAAAAAACCGACATCTATCCAAATCAATCAGTGACGCTGGGTGGTCAACTTTTCGTCAATGGTTAGAGTATTTTGGTTACAAATATGGGAAGATAACTATTGCTGTACCTCCCTACAACACAAGCCAAAATTGTTCTAATTGCGGAAAGAAAGTTAAAAAATCCCTATCTACTAGAACTCATGTCTGTGGGCATTGTAACTATGTGGAAGATAGGGACATAAACGCCAGCATCAACATTTTGAGATTAGGACTCAGTACGCTAGGGCATAGCGGAACTCACGCTTGGGGAGAGACTCCCTCTTGGGCGATTGGTGTAAACCTGTCGTCTAACGGAGACTCGTTGAACCAAGAATCCCCCGAATTTTAG
- a CDS encoding trifunctional serine/threonine-protein kinase/ATP-binding protein/sensor histidine kinase, whose protein sequence is MVSAVASILGYRIIEELYSGSRTQVYRAVRESDLVPVAIKLLKNPFPSFHEILSFRNQYTIAKNLHSPSIIQTYSLEPFQNGYILVMEDFGGISLNDYFAQNQSSAFLKEFLMIAIALCDTLNILYRERIIHKDIKPSNILINPETKQVKLIDFSIASLLPRETQTLVNPNVLEGTLAYISPEQTGRMNRGIDYRTDFYSLGVTFYELLTGELPFASNDPMELVHSHLAKIPEKLSNPKTQLPSVLGEIVLKLMAKNAEDRYQSALGLKFDLENCLQQLETTGGITSFEIATRDVCDRFIMPDKLYGREAEVKTLLAAFDRVSQGETEMMLVAGFSGIGKTAVVNEVHKPIVRQRGYFIKGKYDQFGRNIPFSAFVQAFRDLMTQLLTESDVQIGQWKTKILNAIGENGQVIIEVIPELSKIIGEQPLAVELSGTAAQNRFNLLFHKFTQVFASAEHPLVMFLDDLQWADSASLNLIQLLMVDTSHLFIIGAYRDNEVSPGHPLMLTLGEITKKQATINTITLLPLTQEQVNKLVADTLKCTENLAWNLSVLLYQKTQGNPFFVTQFLKALYQDGLIRFSPSGGWECDIAQVATQAVTDDIVAFMSFQLRKLPLSTQQVIKLAACIGNSFDLATLAIVSEQSEIETASALWKALQEGLILPISEVYKFYQQESSVKGNLSFVEEVQPGQMTVEYKFLHDRVQQAAYSLIPPQEIQSVHLKIGQLLLNNTPAANLEDGIFAIVNQLNLAKELLTQSTERQALAEYNLLASRKAKIATAYVAAFQYAQKGIDVLAEDSWQTQYHLTLELHQIAAETSHLIGDLQQMQAFTDLVLDHAKTPLDMVSVYGVIIDAFTTQAQITDAIAAAINILGQLQVELPSEPSQADVTAAFDAVAHVLEGHSPAELLNLPSVTDNNILAAARILTSLAPAAYLSQPLLYLVVILKKVYLSVVYGNESTSPFTYASYGILLCGIVGNLELGYEFGQLALDLLYRDPNSQFKGKTLTLVYLYTRHGKTHLRETLQPLQHAYSSCLDAGDLAFTGYCAYNYVLYSHFAGQNLTQLELESDAYCQALAHLKQNLTHTYCLLARQIILNLTGYADNPVVLSGTAYNEQQQLPLHEAASDRTGLALLWINKLIVSYLFAEFAPAVQQAQQARQYLDAVMAFVYVPIFHFYESLAQLAVFEQLSVPEQQQIEERIASNQEILKYWATHAPINFQHKYDLVAAEWYRVLGNRKEAMEFYDCAIALAKANGYIQEESLANELAAKFYLDWGKKRMAEEYMIQAYYGYACWGAKAKVADLERRYPQLLAPIFEQTQSPISTNETIFALGNSTSTSTSSHPSSSSSVSTSLDLGVIFKAYQTISSEIELEKLLSVLLSIVIKNAGSDRCVFMMPQSDQLQIQALAKLSGNNIDFYPMLLNPQPVEDSVDVPVGLIHTVKRSLKPIVIVDARVHPQFINDPYIQQQQPKSILCSPILYQGKLRGILYLENSLVTGAFTSDRVELLNLLCTQAAISLENARLYENSQNYAQKLTQSLTQLQANEIRFQNLANNIPGMVYQFHLAADGSTSTPYVSSGCWDLYELDPELVMAGIHNLYTMHHPDDHAAMVEALTDSAQNLTPFRQECRLVLPSGKVKWVQFASRPTRRADGVTVWDGVVIDISERKQAEKSFRLTQFAIDRSSVPIWWVKPSGKISYVNDAACHDLGYSRTEILQRYVWDFNPELSSEIWEKHWQELKQKGSFVFEADNFNKSGHSYPVEVTVNYLELEGEEYNCAFVKNISDRKQAELALQQAQLQIIQSEKMSALGNLVAGVAHEMNNPLGFIAASIKQAQPTVADIFAHLKLYQETFPNKSAEIADHAESIDLEYSLEDLPKMLDSMTLACNRLKNISTSLRTFSRADRDYKVPFNIHEGIDSTILILKHRLKANEQRPAIAVVTNYGNLPPIECFPGQLNQVFMNILANAIDALEESNLGRNMADIQASPNRITISTELENNLVKIVIADNAKGMSEEIKQKIFDNLFTTKAVGKGTGLGLAIARQIVEETHGGKLSCKSVLGEGTEFLIEIPV, encoded by the coding sequence ATGGTTAGTGCTGTTGCTAGTATTCTTGGATATCGCATCATCGAAGAACTCTACAGTGGTTCTAGAACCCAAGTTTATCGAGCAGTGAGAGAATCCGACTTAGTACCAGTAGCGATTAAATTACTGAAAAATCCTTTTCCTAGCTTCCATGAAATCTTGTCGTTTCGCAATCAGTACACCATTGCGAAAAATCTCCATTCACCTTCGATTATTCAAACCTATAGCCTAGAACCCTTCCAAAATGGCTATATCCTAGTTATGGAAGACTTTGGGGGAATTTCTCTGAATGATTATTTCGCCCAAAATCAAAGTTCTGCGTTTTTAAAAGAGTTTTTAATGATAGCGATCGCTTTATGCGACACTTTAAACATACTCTACCGTGAGCGCATCATTCATAAAGATATTAAACCCAGCAATATATTAATTAATCCCGAAACTAAACAAGTTAAATTAATTGACTTTAGCATTGCATCTTTACTTCCACGAGAAACCCAAACACTAGTCAATCCTAATGTTTTAGAAGGGACACTAGCTTATATATCTCCCGAACAAACAGGGAGAATGAATCGCGGGATTGATTATCGCACAGACTTCTATTCTTTGGGTGTCACTTTTTATGAATTACTCACAGGAGAATTACCTTTTGCATCAAATGATCCAATGGAGTTGGTACATTCTCATTTAGCAAAAATTCCAGAAAAGTTAAGTAATCCCAAAACACAACTTCCTTCAGTTCTGGGTGAGATTGTCCTGAAATTGATGGCGAAAAATGCTGAGGATAGATATCAAAGTGCATTAGGGTTAAAGTTTGACTTAGAGAATTGTTTACAACAGCTAGAAACAACAGGTGGCATAACATCCTTTGAAATCGCCACCAGGGACGTGTGCGATCGCTTCATCATGCCTGATAAACTCTATGGCCGAGAAGCTGAAGTTAAAACCCTGCTGGCAGCCTTTGATAGAGTCAGCCAGGGTGAAACCGAAATGATGCTCGTCGCTGGTTTCTCTGGAATTGGCAAAACGGCGGTTGTCAATGAAGTTCACAAACCAATTGTGAGACAACGCGGTTATTTTATTAAAGGGAAATATGACCAATTTGGGCGTAATATTCCCTTCAGTGCCTTTGTGCAAGCATTCCGAGATTTAATGACTCAATTGCTCACCGAAAGCGATGTCCAAATAGGGCAATGGAAAACCAAAATCTTAAATGCTATTGGCGAAAATGGACAGGTAATTATTGAAGTCATCCCCGAATTATCAAAAATTATTGGTGAACAACCACTAGCTGTGGAATTATCAGGAACAGCAGCGCAAAATCGATTTAATTTATTATTTCACAAATTTACTCAAGTCTTTGCCAGTGCAGAACATCCCTTAGTGATGTTTTTGGATGATTTGCAATGGGCAGATTCGGCATCACTGAACTTAATCCAGCTATTAATGGTTGATACAAGTCATCTGTTCATCATTGGTGCATACCGTGATAACGAAGTCAGCCCAGGACATCCATTAATGTTGACATTGGGTGAAATTACTAAAAAACAAGCAACAATTAATACGATTACTTTACTACCACTAACTCAAGAACAAGTAAATAAATTAGTCGCTGACACTCTCAAATGTACAGAAAATTTGGCATGGAATCTTTCTGTATTGCTTTATCAAAAAACTCAAGGTAATCCATTTTTCGTCACCCAGTTTCTCAAAGCATTATATCAAGATGGATTAATTAGATTTTCTCCCTCAGGAGGCTGGGAATGTGACATCGCACAAGTGGCAACTCAAGCGGTTACAGATGACATTGTGGCTTTTATGAGTTTTCAATTGCGAAAACTACCGCTATCAACTCAACAAGTCATCAAATTAGCAGCTTGTATTGGTAACTCTTTTGATTTAGCAACTTTAGCTATTGTTTCAGAACAATCAGAAATTGAAACGGCATCTGCTTTGTGGAAAGCATTACAAGAAGGATTAATTTTACCTATTAGTGAAGTTTATAAGTTTTATCAACAAGAGTCATCAGTCAAGGGTAATTTGTCATTTGTAGAAGAAGTACAACCAGGACAAATGACAGTTGAATACAAATTTTTACATGACCGAGTACAACAAGCAGCTTATTCTTTAATTCCACCCCAAGAAATACAATCTGTTCACTTAAAGATTGGGCAATTACTGCTAAACAATACACCAGCAGCCAACCTAGAAGATGGCATTTTTGCGATCGTCAATCAACTAAATCTGGCAAAAGAATTACTCACCCAATCCACAGAACGGCAAGCCTTAGCGGAGTACAACCTTTTAGCAAGTCGCAAAGCCAAAATTGCCACAGCCTATGTTGCAGCTTTTCAATATGCCCAGAAAGGTATAGATGTACTGGCTGAAGATAGCTGGCAAACTCAATATCACTTGACTTTGGAACTGCATCAAATAGCGGCAGAAACATCTCATCTGATTGGTGATTTGCAACAGATGCAAGCATTTACTGACCTGGTTCTCGACCATGCCAAAACGCCATTAGATATGGTGAGTGTGTACGGGGTGATCATTGATGCTTTCACTACTCAAGCTCAGATTACTGATGCGATCGCAGCTGCAATTAATATTCTTGGGCAATTACAAGTGGAACTGCCTTCGGAACCTAGTCAAGCAGATGTCACAGCTGCCTTTGATGCTGTGGCTCATGTTCTTGAGGGACACTCACCTGCTGAATTACTCAACCTCCCATCTGTAACAGATAACAATATTCTGGCAGCAGCACGAATTTTAACATCACTAGCACCTGCGGCTTATCTATCTCAGCCGCTTTTATATTTAGTGGTGATTTTAAAAAAGGTTTATCTATCGGTTGTCTATGGCAATGAGTCAACATCACCCTTTACCTATGCTTCTTATGGAATATTGCTATGTGGTATCGTAGGCAACTTGGAATTAGGCTATGAATTTGGTCAGTTAGCTCTTGATTTACTATATCGAGATCCCAATTCTCAATTCAAAGGCAAAACTTTAACACTGGTCTATCTTTACACTAGACATGGAAAAACGCATTTGCGTGAGACTCTACAACCTTTACAACATGCCTATTCTAGTTGTTTGGACGCAGGCGATCTGGCTTTTACTGGTTATTGCGCGTATAACTACGTATTATATTCCCATTTTGCGGGACAAAATTTAACTCAGTTAGAACTAGAATCTGATGCCTATTGTCAAGCACTTGCTCACCTTAAGCAAAATCTCACACACACTTATTGTCTATTAGCTCGACAAATTATCCTGAATTTAACGGGGTATGCAGATAATCCTGTGGTTTTGAGTGGTACAGCTTACAATGAACAGCAACAATTGCCATTGCATGAAGCGGCAAGCGATCGCACTGGATTAGCATTGCTGTGGATTAACAAACTAATTGTTTCCTATCTATTCGCTGAGTTTGCCCCAGCCGTACAACAAGCCCAACAAGCAAGACAGTATTTAGATGCTGTTATGGCTTTTGTTTATGTACCGATCTTTCATTTTTATGAGTCTTTAGCGCAACTGGCAGTATTTGAACAACTCTCAGTACCGGAACAACAGCAGATAGAAGAACGCATCGCTAGTAACCAAGAAATTCTCAAATACTGGGCAACGCACGCACCCATAAATTTCCAACACAAATATGATCTGGTAGCAGCAGAGTGGTATCGAGTGTTGGGGAATCGAAAAGAAGCAATGGAATTTTATGATTGTGCTATTGCTCTTGCCAAAGCTAACGGCTATATCCAAGAAGAAAGCCTGGCCAACGAACTCGCCGCCAAGTTTTATCTCGACTGGGGCAAAAAACGGATGGCTGAGGAATACATGATTCAAGCCTACTACGGCTATGCTTGTTGGGGCGCAAAAGCGAAAGTTGCCGATTTAGAAAGAAGGTATCCCCAACTACTCGCTCCCATCTTTGAGCAAACTCAATCTCCTATCTCCACAAATGAAACTATCTTTGCATTAGGGAATAGCACCAGCACCTCCACCAGTTCCCATCCTTCTAGTAGTAGCAGTGTGTCTACATCTCTTGATTTAGGTGTCATTTTCAAAGCTTACCAAACCATTTCCAGTGAAATCGAATTGGAAAAACTGCTCTCGGTACTGCTTTCTATCGTGATTAAAAATGCTGGATCTGATCGATGTGTATTTATGATGCCGCAGTCCGATCAACTGCAAATTCAAGCTTTGGCCAAGCTTTCTGGTAACAACATCGATTTTTATCCTATGCTGCTCAACCCACAGCCTGTTGAGGACTCGGTTGATGTACCAGTTGGCTTAATTCATACTGTCAAACGCAGTTTAAAACCAATAGTAATTGTGGATGCTAGGGTACATCCGCAATTTATCAATGACCCCTATATTCAGCAACAGCAGCCTAAAAGTATTTTGTGTAGTCCAATTTTGTATCAAGGCAAGTTGCGAGGCATTTTATATCTGGAAAATAGTTTAGTCACGGGGGCATTTACAAGCGATCGCGTGGAACTCCTGAATTTACTTTGCACTCAAGCTGCAATTTCCCTAGAAAATGCCCGACTTTATGAAAATTCCCAGAATTATGCCCAAAAATTGACACAATCTCTCACACAATTGCAGGCTAATGAAATCCGCTTTCAAAATTTGGCCAATAATATTCCGGGGATGGTATACCAATTCCATCTGGCTGCGGATGGTTCCACTTCTACACCCTACGTTAGTTCTGGCTGTTGGGACTTGTATGAGTTAGATCCAGAGTTGGTAATGGCGGGGATACATAATCTTTATACAATGCACCATCCTGATGATCACGCAGCAATGGTAGAAGCCCTCACCGACTCTGCACAAAATCTCACACCTTTTAGACAAGAATGTCGCCTTGTCTTGCCTTCGGGAAAGGTGAAATGGGTGCAATTTGCTTCCAGGCCAACCCGACGAGCCGATGGGGTAACTGTATGGGATGGGGTAGTGATTGACATTAGCGAACGCAAACAAGCTGAGAAATCTTTCAGACTGACTCAGTTTGCCATTGATCGTTCTAGCGTGCCGATCTGGTGGGTTAAACCGAGCGGAAAGATTTCTTATGTTAATGATGCTGCCTGCCACGATCTAGGCTATTCTCGAACTGAGATTTTGCAAAGATACGTGTGGGACTTCAATCCAGAACTTTCATCGGAAATTTGGGAAAAGCATTGGCAGGAGCTTAAACAGAAGGGTTCATTTGTCTTTGAGGCTGACAATTTCAACAAATCAGGGCATAGCTATCCGGTGGAAGTAACGGTTAACTACCTTGAACTGGAAGGCGAAGAGTACAACTGTGCATTTGTCAAAAATATTAGCGATCGCAAACAAGCAGAACTTGCCTTGCAACAAGCGCAATTACAAATAATTCAAAGTGAGAAAATGTCTGCTTTGGGTAACTTAGTTGCTGGTGTAGCTCATGAAATGAATAATCCTTTGGGTTTTATTGCTGCCAGTATCAAACAAGCTCAACCCACCGTTGCTGATATTTTTGCACACTTAAAACTCTATCAAGAAACTTTCCCTAACAAGAGTGCAGAAATCGCAGACCATGCCGAATCAATTGACTTAGAATATAGCTTAGAAGATTTGCCCAAAATGCTTGATTCCATGACTTTGGCGTGCAACAGGCTAAAAAATATCAGCACTAGTTTACGTACTTTCTCTCGTGCCGATCGCGATTACAAAGTGCCATTTAATATTCATGAAGGTATTGATAGTACAATTTTGATTCTCAAACATCGTCTCAAAGCTAACGAACAACGTCCAGCGATTGCAGTTGTTACCAACTATGGTAATTTACCGCCAATAGAATGTTTTCCTGGGCAATTAAATCAGGTATTTATGAATATTCTTGCTAATGCTATTGATGCTTTAGAAGAGTCGAATCTGGGACGAAATATGGCAGATATTCAAGCCAGTCCTAACCGAATTACTATTAGCACTGAGCTAGAGAATAATCTTGTTAAAATTGTCATCGCTGACAATGCTAAGGGGATGAGTGAAGAAATTAAACAAAAAATATTTGACAATTTATTTACGACGAAAGCTGTCGGCAAAGGCACGGGGTTGGGATTGGCGATTGCCCGTCAAATTGTCGAAGAAACTCACGGTGGCAAACTAAGTTGCAAATCTGTTCTGGGCGAAGGAACAGAATTTTTAATTGAAATTCCAGTGTAA